A genomic stretch from Gavia stellata isolate bGavSte3 chromosome 24, bGavSte3.hap2, whole genome shotgun sequence includes:
- the TUBB4B gene encoding tubulin beta-4B chain isoform X3: MREIVHLQAGQCGNQIGAKFWEVISDEHGIDPTGTYHGDSDLQLERINVYYNEATGQSGAGNNWAKGHYTEGAELVDSVLDVVRKEAESCDCLQGFQLTHSLGGGTGSGMGTLLISKIREEYPDRIMNTFSVVPSPKVSDTVVEPYNATLSVHQLVENTDETYCIDNEALYDICFRTLKLTTPTYGDLNHLVSATMSGVTTCLRFPGQLNADLRKLAVNMVPFPRLHFFMPGFAPLTSRGSQQYRALTVPELTQQMFDAKNMMAACDPRHGRYLTVAAVFRGRMSMKEVDEQMLNVQNKNSSYFVEWIPNNVKTAVCDIPPRGLKMSATFIGNSTAIQELFKRISEQFTAMFRRKAFLHWYTGEGMDEMEFTEAESNMNDLVSEYQQYQDATAEEEGEFEEEAEEEAE; this comes from the exons ATGAGGGAGATCGTGCACCTGCAGGCCGGGCAGTGCGGAAACCAGATCGGGGCCAAG TTTTGGGAGGTGATCAGCGACGAACACGGCATCGACCCAACCGGTACCTACCATGGAGACAGCGACCTGCAGCTGGAGCGCATTAACGTCTACTACAACGAGGCCACAG GTCAGAGCGGAGCAGGAAACAACTGGGCAAAGGGCCATTATACGGAAGGTGCTGAATTAGTTGATTCCGTGTTAGATGTTGTAAGAAAGGAGGCAGAAAGCTGTGATTGTCTCCAGGGCTTTCAGCTTACTCACTCACTCGGTGGTGGTACAGGCTCTGGCATGGGTACCCTCCTCATCAGCAAAATTCGTGAAGAGTACCCAGACCGAATTATGAATACTTTCAGTGTTGTACCTTCCCCTAAAGTATCAGATACTGTAGTAGAGCCCTACAATGCCACGCTCTCGGTGCACCAGCTTGTGGAGAACACAGATGAAACATACTGTATTGATAACGAAGCCCTCTACGACATATGCTTCAGAACACTGAAGTTAACTACTCCGACATACGGTGATCTGAACCATTTAGTGTCGGCAACCATGAGCGGTGTTACCACCTGCCTGCGATTCCCAGGCCAGCTTAATGCTGACCTGCGGAAGCTGGCAGTGAACATGGTTCCCTTCCCCCGTTTGCACTTTTTCATGCCTGGTTTTGCCCCGCTCACGAGCCGTGGGAGCCAGCAGTATCGTGCTTTAACTGTGCCAGAGCTAACGCAGCAGATGTTTGATGCAAAGAACATGATGGCTGCGTGTGACCCACGTCACGGCCGCTATCTGACCGTAGCGGCTGTTTTTAGAGGCCGTATGTCAATGAAAGAGGTCGATGAGCAAATGCTGAACGTTCAGAACAAAAATAGCAGCTATTTTGTTGAGTGGATTCCTAATAACGTTAAAACAGCGGTCTGTGACATTCCACCTCGTGGCCTGAAAATGTCTGCCACCTTCATTGGGAACAGCACAGCCATCCAGGAGCTGTTCAAACGCATTTCTGAGCAGTTCACGGCCATGTTCCGCCGAAAGGCTTTCCTGCACTGGTACACGGGCGAGGGCATGGACGAGATGGAGTTCACAGAAGCTGAGAGCAACATGAATGACCTGGTGTCTGAGTATCAGCAGTACCAGGATGCtacagctgaggaggagggggagtttgaggaggaggctgaggaagaGGCAGAGTAA
- the TUBB4B gene encoding tubulin beta-4B chain isoform X5 — translation MREIVHLQAGQCGNQIGAKFWEVISDEHGIDPTGTYHGDSDLQLERINVYYNEATGGKYVPRAVLVDLEPGTMDSVRSGPFGQIFRPDNFVFGQSGAGNNWAKGHYTEGAELVDSVLDVVRKEVDEQMLNVQNKNSSYFVEWIPNNVKTAVCDIPPRGLKMSATFIGNSTAIQELFKRISEQFTAMFRRKAFLHWYTGEGMDEMEFTEAESNMNDLVSEYQQYQDATAEEEGEFEEEAEEEAE, via the exons ATGAGGGAGATCGTGCACCTGCAGGCCGGGCAGTGCGGAAACCAGATCGGGGCCAAG TTTTGGGAGGTGATCAGCGACGAACACGGCATCGACCCAACCGGTACCTACCATGGAGACAGCGACCTGCAGCTGGAGCGCATTAACGTCTACTACAACGAGGCCACAG GTGGCAAGTACGTGCCCCGCGCCGTGCTGGTGGACCTGGAGCCCGGCACCATGGACTCGGTGCGCTCCGGGCCCTTCGGGCAGATATTCAGGCCGGACAACTTCGTGTTCG GTCAGAGCGGAGCAGGAAACAACTGGGCAAAGGGCCATTATACGGAAGGTGCTGAATTAGTTGATTCCGTGTTAGATGTTGTAAGAAAGGAG GTCGATGAGCAAATGCTGAACGTTCAGAACAAAAATAGCAGCTATTTTGTTGAGTGGATTCCTAATAACGTTAAAACAGCGGTCTGTGACATTCCACCTCGTGGCCTGAAAATGTCTGCCACCTTCATTGGGAACAGCACAGCCATCCAGGAGCTGTTCAAACGCATTTCTGAGCAGTTCACGGCCATGTTCCGCCGAAAGGCTTTCCTGCACTGGTACACGGGCGAGGGCATGGACGAGATGGAGTTCACAGAAGCTGAGAGCAACATGAATGACCTGGTGTCTGAGTATCAGCAGTACCAGGATGCtacagctgaggaggagggggagtttgaggaggaggctgaggaagaGGCAGAGTAA
- the TUBB4B gene encoding tubulin beta-4B chain isoform X1 produces the protein MREIVHLQAGQCGNQIGAKFWEVISDEHGIDPTGTYHGDSDLQLERINVYYNEATGGKYVPRAVLVDLEPGTMDSVRSGPFGQIFRPDNFVFGQSGAGNNWAKGHYTEGAELVDSVLDVVRKEAESCDCLQGFQLTHSLGGGTGSGMGTLLISKIREEYPDRIMNTFSVVPSPKVSDTVVEPYNATLSVHQLVENTDETYCIDNEALYDICFRTLKLTTPTYGDLNHLVSATMSGVTTCLRFPGQLNADLRKLAVNMVPFPRLHFFMPGFAPLTSRGSQQYRALTVPELTQQMFDAKNMMAACDPRHGRYLTVAAVFRGRMSMKEVDEQMLNVQNKNSSYFVEWIPNNVKTAVCDIPPRGLKMSATFIGNSTAIQELFKRISEQFTAMFRRKAFLHWYTGEGMDEMEFTEAESNMNDLVSEYQQYQDATAEEEGEFEEEAEEEAE, from the exons ATGAGGGAGATCGTGCACCTGCAGGCCGGGCAGTGCGGAAACCAGATCGGGGCCAAG TTTTGGGAGGTGATCAGCGACGAACACGGCATCGACCCAACCGGTACCTACCATGGAGACAGCGACCTGCAGCTGGAGCGCATTAACGTCTACTACAACGAGGCCACAG GTGGCAAGTACGTGCCCCGCGCCGTGCTGGTGGACCTGGAGCCCGGCACCATGGACTCGGTGCGCTCCGGGCCCTTCGGGCAGATATTCAGGCCGGACAACTTCGTGTTCG GTCAGAGCGGAGCAGGAAACAACTGGGCAAAGGGCCATTATACGGAAGGTGCTGAATTAGTTGATTCCGTGTTAGATGTTGTAAGAAAGGAGGCAGAAAGCTGTGATTGTCTCCAGGGCTTTCAGCTTACTCACTCACTCGGTGGTGGTACAGGCTCTGGCATGGGTACCCTCCTCATCAGCAAAATTCGTGAAGAGTACCCAGACCGAATTATGAATACTTTCAGTGTTGTACCTTCCCCTAAAGTATCAGATACTGTAGTAGAGCCCTACAATGCCACGCTCTCGGTGCACCAGCTTGTGGAGAACACAGATGAAACATACTGTATTGATAACGAAGCCCTCTACGACATATGCTTCAGAACACTGAAGTTAACTACTCCGACATACGGTGATCTGAACCATTTAGTGTCGGCAACCATGAGCGGTGTTACCACCTGCCTGCGATTCCCAGGCCAGCTTAATGCTGACCTGCGGAAGCTGGCAGTGAACATGGTTCCCTTCCCCCGTTTGCACTTTTTCATGCCTGGTTTTGCCCCGCTCACGAGCCGTGGGAGCCAGCAGTATCGTGCTTTAACTGTGCCAGAGCTAACGCAGCAGATGTTTGATGCAAAGAACATGATGGCTGCGTGTGACCCACGTCACGGCCGCTATCTGACCGTAGCGGCTGTTTTTAGAGGCCGTATGTCAATGAAAGAGGTCGATGAGCAAATGCTGAACGTTCAGAACAAAAATAGCAGCTATTTTGTTGAGTGGATTCCTAATAACGTTAAAACAGCGGTCTGTGACATTCCACCTCGTGGCCTGAAAATGTCTGCCACCTTCATTGGGAACAGCACAGCCATCCAGGAGCTGTTCAAACGCATTTCTGAGCAGTTCACGGCCATGTTCCGCCGAAAGGCTTTCCTGCACTGGTACACGGGCGAGGGCATGGACGAGATGGAGTTCACAGAAGCTGAGAGCAACATGAATGACCTGGTGTCTGAGTATCAGCAGTACCAGGATGCtacagctgaggaggagggggagtttgaggaggaggctgaggaagaGGCAGAGTAA
- the TUBB4B gene encoding tubulin beta-4B chain isoform X2 yields MREIVHLQAGQCGNQIGAKFWEVISDEHGIDPTGTYHGDSDLQLERINVYYNEATGSAGGKYVPRAVLVDLEPGTMDSVRSGPFGQIFRPDNFVFGQSGAGNNWAKGHYTEGAELVDSVLDVVRKEAESCDCLQGFQLTHSLGGGTGSGMGTLLISKIREEYPDRIMNTFSVVPSPKVSDTVVEPYNATLSVHQLVENTDETYCIDNEALYDICFRTLKLTTPTYGDLNHLVSATMSGVTTCLRFPGQLNADLRKLAVNMVPFPRLHFFMPGFAPLTSRGSQQYRALTVPELTQQMFDAKNMMAACDPRHGRYLTVAAVFRGRMSMKEVDEQMLNVQNKNSSYFVEWIPNNVKTAVCDIPPRGLKMSATFIGNSTAIQELFKRISEQFTAMFRRKAFLHWYTGEGMDEMEFTEAESNMNDLVSEYQQYQDATAEEEGEFEEEAEEEAE; encoded by the exons ATGAGGGAGATCGTGCACCTGCAGGCCGGGCAGTGCGGAAACCAGATCGGGGCCAAG TTTTGGGAGGTGATCAGCGACGAACACGGCATCGACCCAACCGGTACCTACCATGGAGACAGCGACCTGCAGCTGGAGCGCATTAACGTCTACTACAACGAGGCCACAGGTAG TGCAGGTGGCAAGTACGTGCCCCGCGCCGTGCTGGTGGACCTGGAGCCCGGCACCATGGACTCGGTGCGCTCCGGGCCCTTCGGGCAGATATTCAGGCCGGACAACTTCGTGTTCG GTCAGAGCGGAGCAGGAAACAACTGGGCAAAGGGCCATTATACGGAAGGTGCTGAATTAGTTGATTCCGTGTTAGATGTTGTAAGAAAGGAGGCAGAAAGCTGTGATTGTCTCCAGGGCTTTCAGCTTACTCACTCACTCGGTGGTGGTACAGGCTCTGGCATGGGTACCCTCCTCATCAGCAAAATTCGTGAAGAGTACCCAGACCGAATTATGAATACTTTCAGTGTTGTACCTTCCCCTAAAGTATCAGATACTGTAGTAGAGCCCTACAATGCCACGCTCTCGGTGCACCAGCTTGTGGAGAACACAGATGAAACATACTGTATTGATAACGAAGCCCTCTACGACATATGCTTCAGAACACTGAAGTTAACTACTCCGACATACGGTGATCTGAACCATTTAGTGTCGGCAACCATGAGCGGTGTTACCACCTGCCTGCGATTCCCAGGCCAGCTTAATGCTGACCTGCGGAAGCTGGCAGTGAACATGGTTCCCTTCCCCCGTTTGCACTTTTTCATGCCTGGTTTTGCCCCGCTCACGAGCCGTGGGAGCCAGCAGTATCGTGCTTTAACTGTGCCAGAGCTAACGCAGCAGATGTTTGATGCAAAGAACATGATGGCTGCGTGTGACCCACGTCACGGCCGCTATCTGACCGTAGCGGCTGTTTTTAGAGGCCGTATGTCAATGAAAGAGGTCGATGAGCAAATGCTGAACGTTCAGAACAAAAATAGCAGCTATTTTGTTGAGTGGATTCCTAATAACGTTAAAACAGCGGTCTGTGACATTCCACCTCGTGGCCTGAAAATGTCTGCCACCTTCATTGGGAACAGCACAGCCATCCAGGAGCTGTTCAAACGCATTTCTGAGCAGTTCACGGCCATGTTCCGCCGAAAGGCTTTCCTGCACTGGTACACGGGCGAGGGCATGGACGAGATGGAGTTCACAGAAGCTGAGAGCAACATGAATGACCTGGTGTCTGAGTATCAGCAGTACCAGGATGCtacagctgaggaggagggggagtttgaggaggaggctgaggaagaGGCAGAGTAA
- the TUBB4B gene encoding tubulin beta-4B chain isoform X4, with the protein MREIVHLQAGQCGKYVPRAVLVDLEPGTMDSVRSGPFGQIFRPDNFVFGQSGAGNNWAKGHYTEGAELVDSVLDVVRKEAESCDCLQGFQLTHSLGGGTGSGMGTLLISKIREEYPDRIMNTFSVVPSPKVSDTVVEPYNATLSVHQLVENTDETYCIDNEALYDICFRTLKLTTPTYGDLNHLVSATMSGVTTCLRFPGQLNADLRKLAVNMVPFPRLHFFMPGFAPLTSRGSQQYRALTVPELTQQMFDAKNMMAACDPRHGRYLTVAAVFRGRMSMKEVDEQMLNVQNKNSSYFVEWIPNNVKTAVCDIPPRGLKMSATFIGNSTAIQELFKRISEQFTAMFRRKAFLHWYTGEGMDEMEFTEAESNMNDLVSEYQQYQDATAEEEGEFEEEAEEEAE; encoded by the exons ATGAGGGAGATCGTGCACCTGCAGGCCGGGCAGT GTGGCAAGTACGTGCCCCGCGCCGTGCTGGTGGACCTGGAGCCCGGCACCATGGACTCGGTGCGCTCCGGGCCCTTCGGGCAGATATTCAGGCCGGACAACTTCGTGTTCG GTCAGAGCGGAGCAGGAAACAACTGGGCAAAGGGCCATTATACGGAAGGTGCTGAATTAGTTGATTCCGTGTTAGATGTTGTAAGAAAGGAGGCAGAAAGCTGTGATTGTCTCCAGGGCTTTCAGCTTACTCACTCACTCGGTGGTGGTACAGGCTCTGGCATGGGTACCCTCCTCATCAGCAAAATTCGTGAAGAGTACCCAGACCGAATTATGAATACTTTCAGTGTTGTACCTTCCCCTAAAGTATCAGATACTGTAGTAGAGCCCTACAATGCCACGCTCTCGGTGCACCAGCTTGTGGAGAACACAGATGAAACATACTGTATTGATAACGAAGCCCTCTACGACATATGCTTCAGAACACTGAAGTTAACTACTCCGACATACGGTGATCTGAACCATTTAGTGTCGGCAACCATGAGCGGTGTTACCACCTGCCTGCGATTCCCAGGCCAGCTTAATGCTGACCTGCGGAAGCTGGCAGTGAACATGGTTCCCTTCCCCCGTTTGCACTTTTTCATGCCTGGTTTTGCCCCGCTCACGAGCCGTGGGAGCCAGCAGTATCGTGCTTTAACTGTGCCAGAGCTAACGCAGCAGATGTTTGATGCAAAGAACATGATGGCTGCGTGTGACCCACGTCACGGCCGCTATCTGACCGTAGCGGCTGTTTTTAGAGGCCGTATGTCAATGAAAGAGGTCGATGAGCAAATGCTGAACGTTCAGAACAAAAATAGCAGCTATTTTGTTGAGTGGATTCCTAATAACGTTAAAACAGCGGTCTGTGACATTCCACCTCGTGGCCTGAAAATGTCTGCCACCTTCATTGGGAACAGCACAGCCATCCAGGAGCTGTTCAAACGCATTTCTGAGCAGTTCACGGCCATGTTCCGCCGAAAGGCTTTCCTGCACTGGTACACGGGCGAGGGCATGGACGAGATGGAGTTCACAGAAGCTGAGAGCAACATGAATGACCTGGTGTCTGAGTATCAGCAGTACCAGGATGCtacagctgaggaggagggggagtttgaggaggaggctgaggaagaGGCAGAGTAA